From Asterias rubens chromosome 6, eAstRub1.3, whole genome shotgun sequence, one genomic window encodes:
- the LOC117291579 gene encoding uncharacterized protein LOC117291579, protein MASPETLLTSDLVELLKSEVSVLDQLVQGDRKLDLFLRSLIHTAASGDQSPSVPIKDQHKATDALLCEVVKRLGAELEGGSIQCKLQETELEVCLLSRLEQVLEVCILRLQGKVCSLESLTALSVVFNPNISFNRLETWSSRSTYSKTSVLAQSINYFGSYDGFELVRRRLRNARDLTIAHIAALLRPFGQCYPQLSASTVKGSFLPTVDLVCSHLLSCSDRQLFQQDIPAGELPPCLIGPRAAYVIVESVMNLLSVVKSEEVDAEVKVQYWQETILTRLKHATEDDAIPMANRSEPQAPESHRDKLIFTAEPKISSVMEADDNDSALHQETKEEDMLSSSTQGDATVAQEAFEVDVVPMSTYANSDSSSDHCAANTLTPTCRTVIPQEVIIHEPYHDVIPVGTMAYQSDTPAGPSVIVGIGTLPRRNDSSDSSSLVSSVPHSASELGNVCRVCFEVEISPKNRLIRPCRCAGSSASIHRQCLVKWIHISGNRRCEVCNARFSYVPFSERMRGFMEKFRQNRRWRNAAFAVLVGLVVILYLIIFAVFPGGIMNV, encoded by the exons ATCAAAGCCCCAGTGTACCTATAAAGGACCAGCATAAAGCCACGGATGCCCTCCTGTGTGAGGTGGTCAAGAGACTCGGGGCTGAGCTGGAAGGAGGCTCCATCCAGTGTAAACTCCAAGAAACAGAACTTGAG GTTTGTCTTCTGTCGAGACTAGAGCAGGTCCTTGAGGTGTGCATCTTGAGGCTACAGGGCAAAGTCTGCTCCCTGGAGTCTTTGACTGCCCTCTCTGTTGTCTTCAACCCAAACATCAG CTTCAACAGGCTGGAGACTTGGTCTTCCCGGTCAACGTATTCCAAG ACTTCAGTGTTGGCACAGTCCATTAACTACTTCGGCAGCTACGATGGATTTGAATTGGTGCGACGGCGGTTACGCAACGCCCGGGACCTGACTATTGCGCATATAGCCGCTCTACTAAG accCTTTGGTCAATGCTACCCACAGCTATCAGCAAGTACCGTGAAGGGATCGTTTCTACCGACCGTG GATCTTGTATGTTCTCACCTGTTGTCGTGTTCTGATCGTCAACTCTTCCAGCAGGATATACCAGCAGGGGAGCTCCCACCGTGTTTAATTGGTCCACGTGCTGCCTATGTTATAGTCGAG TCTGTGATGAACCTTCTGTCTGTCGTCAAATCAGAAGAAGTGGATGCAGAGGTCAAAGTGCAATACTGGCAAGAAACAATCCTCACCAG ACTGAAACATGCAACAGAGGATGACGCTATCCCCATGGCGAATAGATCTGAGCCCCAAGCTCCGGAATCACATAGGGATAAACTAATCTTCACAGCGGAGCCAAAGATATCTAGTGTGATGGAGGCAGATGATAATGATAGTGCATTGCATCAGGAGACCAAGGAAGAGGACATGTTATCCTCATCTACCCAGGGTGACGCCACGGTGGCGCAGGAAGCCTTCGAAGTGGACGTTGTGCCCATGAGCACCTACGCCAACAGTGATTCCTCGAGTGATCACTGCGCAGCCAATACGTTGACTCCGACGTGTAGGACTGTTATCCCACAAGAAGTCATCATCCATGAACCTTACCACGATGTTATCCCAGTGGGTACAATGGCGTATCAGAGCGATACCCCGGCGGGGCCGTCGGTCATCGTCGGGATCGGGACGCTGCCTCGGCGGAATGACTCCAGTGATAGCTCGTCCCTGGTCTCCTCCGTGCCGCACTCGGCGAGTGAACTCGGCAACGTCTGCAGGGTGTGCTTCGAGGTGGAGATCTCGCCCAAGAATCGTCTGATTCGACCGTGTCGCTGCGCCGGCTCGTCGGCCAGCATTCACCGACAGTGCTTAGTTAAATGGATCCATATCTCTGGCAACAGACGCTGTGAAGTGTGCAATGCGCGCTTCAGCTATGTGCCCTTTTCGGAGCGGATGCGTGGATTCATGGAGAAGTTCAGACAGAACAGG AGATGGCGCAATGCAGCATTTGCCGTCCTCGTTGGTCTGGTCGTCATTCTCTACCTTATCATTTTTGCTGTGTTTCCGGGTGGCATCATGAACGTATAG